Below is a genomic region from Pseudochaenichthys georgianus chromosome 13, fPseGeo1.2, whole genome shotgun sequence.
ctggtCTCTCACTGATCTGCATTCCGACTTCCTGCATTAACCacattaaaaacaaaatgtaatataacatTTTCTCATATATTTTTGTTACAAGGtcgtttttttaattgttttatgtattatattattatttattttgaagcaggatttgttttaatagtctaataaatataaaatcattgccagtgttatcagttgcaagtgtgtatttaaaCGAAAACGAAAcagctctataatggcaggcaaaacaacgttacttgacttcttttctaaaaaaaacATCATTCACGAAAAGAAAGTTACAACCTGTACAGGAACCTGTAAAACCTGTACACCTGCCACATTTCCCCTACACCACTGATTGGGACATTCCGGTTATGATTCAGTCATTTCTGAACAACAGTTCATCATTTGGCTGTGGCTGAGAGGAAGAGCTGTTGTGAGTCAGAAGGTGGTGGGTTCAATCCCAGCCATGCAGTTATCATGTTAATTTATCCTAGTGTGTATTGTGCTGCTTGTTAAATGTGTGCGTTATCTCACTGCTAGTGGAGAAGAGCTTCAAAATATAAAATCTCAAACCTGTTAGAAATCCAATCCTTTACACTCCTGTTACTGAGTTTTAGGTAGTAGCAAAGCCTTTAATAGCAACACAATTTTTGACACTAATAAACATTTATATCTGGCTATTGAGGGCTCTGAAGTTAAGTTTACTTCCTGTGCCAAATACATCaatcaaagtaaataaaatattatttaattagcccaatatcacaaattgtACTTTAGTCTCAGGGGGCTctacagttttttttatttcgGTTTTTTTcacatgtatttattcttgtattttttattccattatttattcctgtatttaggTCTATGCATTGTTTTTTCAGGCAGGTGCTCAACACCCAAGGGAGGGACATCTTTTGACTTCTGCTATATGCTGATGTTAAATCTGGAGAAATGATCCCCAACACCTTTTCTAACAAAGTGACGACCCATGTGACAATAATCTATTCGGGATGAAGGTTGATTCAATTCATATTATAATGCTGTATCACCTCCCAGATGATGTCATGTATATTCAAACTAAACGGTTAACTCAAATCCTACTTCGATTTTATGTTCCTTTCCAGTTGCCGTAGATAAACAGATGAGTAGGTAAGTTACCcagaaagagtagaaagtacGCGCGATTCCGGAAATTGGATTCTATTTTCAAAATAATGACAATGATATGATAATTTTAATTATAAAGACAACTGAAAAAACGACAAACACTTcatcaaacacatttaaaaaaaaatagcatttcaaataCACAACTGGCTCATTCGATGTAGGCCGAGTACAAGAGAAACAAATTAAATTAACATTGCTGATGAAGTTGAAGATGATTAAGAGTATTATTATGAAATGTATACGGAAAGCAGTGTTTCAATAAGGTGATTAACTTGATAGGCTATATATGCATCATAGACAGTCGAATAAGTTATGGAACTACACCACTATCTTTCTCTCGCCTTAACAAAGCGAGCATATCTCATTAGTTTAACGTTATAATGCCAAATACTTATATCATAACATAAAGAGGAAAACGTGACGGTGCTACCTTTTCAACCGACATTCGCGCGTCTCTCTGCTCTTCTGTTATGGGACTTTGCCAAAGAAAACGTGTGTTTTGTGATTATGAATGTTCAGTTCTTTGTCAGTCATGCTGTAATTAGAAAACCAAAGGGGAGCTATGACTGCTATCTACTGTAAATGTTCCTCTGGTCACACTTAAATGACCATGCCGAGCCGAACGACGTCCCCGCCGCTCACAGCGACTCTGCTGGCGGCGCTGTGGCTGAGTTTGGGTCGGTGCGGTGTCCTCGGACCTCCAGGATGTGACAATGGAAAGGTAACTTACACTTCAATAAAGTAAGGTTTGGTGTGTGTCACTCAGTGGGGTTAGGCCTAAAAATGCTCTCAAATAATGTTGGCTGATCTGATCTGTATATTTGTATAATGTTTAGATCATAGATCAGAACATCTTTTTTAATTTTGTTTATGTTTATCTGTATTATTTTTCTATCTAtctgtatctatctatctctctatctatatatatattggtATTGTCTGTCTGTCAATCTATGTGTTGACTTTTGATTGTGTGTTTGGTTTGTTACTGTATGTATTGGTTGTAAGCTGTAAATTACCATATTTTTTTTAGTAAGGGGCAGGTAAAGAAAATACTTTCTTCGCCCTGCTCCTTTCCATCATGGGCTACAAAGAAACGGCCGCCCTAAagtcttcatgttttgttttataataataaatgaGTGGAATCAAAATATAAACACATTTTGTGTCTGTGTGACAGCTGTCTTTGGGAATGGACCTGCCTGAGGATGCTGTGCATTGGGATTGTCCAGGAACTATTTGGCCAGAGTCTACACAGGTAAATATGGATCCAACATATATCATCATCATCTGTTCTAGGGTTTATTCAGAGGTGATGGGTTAAAAAGTCATGGGAAAGTACCAGTAGTAGTATTGTTCTGGTTATTCCTCCTTCCTTCCTGTTTCTCCCTTATCTACAGAGACTTCCCAGTATTGACAGAGTGTATGATCCTGAGGTGAGTAAATGCTTTACAAAGCATATTATTTGAGTTTACCCTAACCTTTTAACCTCCAACACTAGCTTTATAATTGTTTCCTAAAATCAAATCACGACATGGATGTGTCACAACACTCAGTGACACATCCAGATTCAAAGTAATGCATTACTACTAAAAATGTACCTACAAGTGTTTGgtgatttattgaaatgtgttaGTTATGTGCGGCAGTTTGAGGTAACTAAAGTGTCAATAACAAATGGGGGCAAACTAACTCAGTGTTGGTCTTTGAAAAGGTGTTTATGTTATACACAAGAGATGGAGTGATACCATTGAATTTGACCTGGTTTCTTTTCACCGCAGCCAGCCATGGAGATCTGCATGGATAAACCTATTTCCTACAACCATACCTTTCCCAACAGGTAAAGACATACTGTATAACACAAATGCTCTGAAAGGTGGTGAGTTTGTAGGCAGTGACACATGCTCACATCATAACATTTTCAAAAACCAAAAACTTACAACAGTGTAATTATTGCCCTTATCTACTCTCTGTTTCTGTTCTTTTTAATACTGCAATAAAGTTATAATGTTCATATATATAAGGGGTACTGACGATGTTAAAATGTGTGttcgtatctgtgtgtgtgtgtgtgtgtgtgtgtgtgtgtgtgtgtgtgtgtgtgtgtgtgtgtgtgtgtgtgtgtgtgtgtgtatgtgtgtgtgtgtgtgtgtgtgtgtgtgtgtgtgtgtgtgtgtgtgtgtgtgtgtgtgtgtgtgtgtgtgtgtgtgtgtgtgtgtgtgtgtgtgtgtgtgtgtgtgtgtgtgtgttatagtgGAGCGTACAGACCAGTAAGGGCAGAGAGCGGAGAGTACTTGTACTGTCCTCCTCAACGTTGGCTCAATAACTTGCACGTAAGGTTCAACATAAAACATGTCTCCACTCTCAcaacaattaaatcactgtatCTGCTAAGCACTGTGAAATGACAAGACATACAGGAGACTTAATATAACAATAGTAGTTAGTCCATTTCAAGGGAGTACATTTTTGGATGTTACTGTACATATaatgccttttttattttctataGGATGCTATAGCTATGAGAATCTGGGTTGGAGGCATAGGAATATTTGTCAGATGAAAATCATTATTTatataaaaggagaatatataatATTGAGATTATTGTAAGCACTTCCTTTTAGTTATTGTCATAATAGTGTCATAACTTTTAGTGTGAATGTAGTCactttgtttgtgtttattttccCAGCATGGAGCCACTGTTTTGCTCTATCACCCCTGTTCTCCTCTCCGCGAGCGTTTACTTCTGTCTGTCCTGGCCCGCTCCTGTCTGCCAGACTACATCATGACCTCACATCCACAGCTCAATAAACACAGGGTGAGACAATAACCCTTTATCTCTGCTCTGTTTCCCAGCAAAGGCAGTAAGGGACAGTAAAACGTTTACTTTTCAGGCTTTATATTTTCTATTCACTTGCTTAAATATTTTGAACTTTGCACACTTGTCTTGTTACCCTTATAATCATCATTATAAACTTTATTACTATAGTACCCCAAATCAGAGTGACAAGGTGATTCACTGAATACAACCCATACCATTTTTAAAGGTGCAAAGATACATAtcataaaatgttttttaacagGACATAATATACAGAAAATATAATAAATTCAAAGATTTCCATTATGTGTCAAACATTGCAAGATACAACACATGTGTAAAAGAACAGCATAGAAGAACAAAACAATTATACAAGAGCAAGTTTTTACAAGCTTTTTCAAAATGAGGCTTTGATTTTGTCGTGGATTTTTTTACTCAGTATTGGAGTTAAAATAGTAAAAGCATGTTCCCCCACTGCTCAACTAACACATGACAAGCACAACTGAAGATGTAGCTCAATTTGATTCTTACACAAATAGACACAATTGTCACTGACTTAGCAAGACCAGAGGCCTACTGGATtttcctaacctggatatgtttgagttagccggttggcctaatccaaaacatacgcgctctcgctaaacggtactacgacgctggttatcaagtggatcgctcaagccagccgtgtcctatctagttaggtgcgcgttcacatgaaaggggtggcatttggagcattcgaccaatcacaaacatggagaagcgcactgacagcacagcgtcatacttcctgaatgaaaagtgaactttaatattagacatatgaagaagttaaactttaaacatccatgacttaaacactttatccaggatcaaagccacatagctgcacctgcaaggtgaatacagctggtaacagaacaagtgaatgcatacattaacaggtttatgatatcactgcccgtctaagacacgatctgactttaattacatttgactcgagtgtttcgttaacttaatgtgttgcttaaaataatacttctgcatacagtatgcgacactgtgagtgttgcacggccagatacggctcagctgactcagataaggagatatatgatacattatgaagtgatatgccgcggactgtacttaatgtactctgatccggttacttatgttgtggcagatatttaattaagctttcttaacgctaatgttataacagtcagattgctctgaagatgggaggtgatattctattcatgttcacgttcacacagtcggtgatttttgccggccgtctttcctgcaacggcagcttttctgtatttcctttctcctgtaatatgacttgattgctttaaactccgcacactgagctctgattggtcagcaggcggtgctttcactgagttgatctcttagcctgcaacctaacctgctcccgaccaggttagccgctaagcataagttaccatggagatctagcctgctaaaaagagaaccagcatcgtaggaccggaaagccggagttttccctgaagttagccggcaaagtgaaaatcctgcttcgtagtacaggcctctggccaCGACCCCCCTATTTGAGGAGCAGCAGTACATACAGGTAGCCTTTTTGTCCCTGTTGTCAAACATACATATATTGACAGTTTGCAATGTGTTCAGCCAATAGCCTTGGTGTCATGGGGTCACACTTTGGAGCTGTCCACAGCAGCCTCTTCAGACATCTGTGATTGGCTGGAGACCACAGCAACCACAAGAAATACGTTTGGTGGTGTGAGCCAGAGCAGGAAGTACAACCTGCTGTTAACCCGGTCAGCCGAGCAGCACCGACAGCAGCATGCAGGGGAACACTCGGCAAAAATGATGAAGGTTTGAATACTTGACTGGCaactttttgtattgattttatttcCAAGGTGTTCATTCTTTGTGATTTAACATGTGAAAAGAGTATTTTCAGTATGGTTGTAGTTCTAAGAAGATGTTGTTGTAAATCCCCAGGAGTCTCTGAAGCAATGCTGTGAGCAGACCCTCTCTTCTCAGCTGAGTGGAGCGATGGAGACACAGCTAGAATCCAGCATGAAGAAGGAGGGCTTAAAGCCAAGTAAAGAGGAAGGAAAAAGCAGGCAGATGAGAGCCATTAAAGAAAAACTGGGCGATGTTGAAGATGAAAACAAGAGAGGAAATGCAACACAATACAATATCAACAGAACCTCCATCAGCAGGACAGGAGACGTCCACAACTACAACAACACTCTCGGACCGTCAACAGGAAACACTGAAGCTTCTTCTCAGTCTGAGATCCAAAATACAAACCATGGCCTCACACCCAGCCCTTTTGTGGGATCAAATATGTCTAAGACTAGCCTTAGAAGTGATTCGTTAGGACTCATGGCTCTTGAGTCTCAGGAAAGCAGTCTGACTCTAcagacagcagcacagcagtccAGTAACCTCAGAAACCCAAACCcctctgctgggtccattgttCTCGCCAATGGTGTGAACAGTGAACAAAACAGCACTGCCAGGCCCGAAGCCCAGGCCATTATCTCCACAAATGAAGGTTCAGCCAAACACAGAGACA
It encodes:
- the tp53i13 gene encoding uncharacterized protein tp53i13; translation: MTMPSRTTSPPLTATLLAALWLSLGRCGVLGPPGCDNGKLSLGMDLPEDAVHWDCPGTIWPESTQRLPSIDRVYDPEPAMEICMDKPISYNHTFPNSGAYRPVRAESGEYLYCPPQRWLNNLHHGATVLLYHPCSPLRERLLLSVLARSCLPDYIMTSHPQLNKHRPIALVSWGHTLELSTAASSDICDWLETTATTRNTFGGVSQSRKYNLLLTRSAEQHRQQHAGEHSAKMMKESLKQCCEQTLSSQLSGAMETQLESSMKKEGLKPSKEEGKSRQMRAIKEKLGDVEDENKRGNATQYNINRTSISRTGDVHNYNNTLGPSTGNTEASSQSEIQNTNHGLTPSPFVGSNMSKTSLRSDSLGLMALESQESSLTLQTAAQQSSNLRNPNPSAGSIVLANGVNSEQNSTARPEAQAIISTNEGSAKHRDINSLKHSLKQKKMGRDGTMKDNEAIDVKERELEHTRSHSHHKSEKIGLDSASKSESPPLQPQHNQNPQTVSDLPNDCDSCKAGGSGAAAVNLGLTRTPRTDEALWAAAALGFLLILLTLSVLHTRLYRQWRTTPSLYWHDPQRDYDSVADVIRTRIRNANRRRKRGRRQECVLLPSSSSSDEHP